One part of the Solea solea chromosome 1, fSolSol10.1, whole genome shotgun sequence genome encodes these proteins:
- the LOC131463876 gene encoding LOW QUALITY PROTEIN: uncharacterized protein LOC131463876 (The sequence of the model RefSeq protein was modified relative to this genomic sequence to represent the inferred CDS: inserted 1 base in 1 codon) has protein sequence MSTAWPLCQGVQRRACPSSTFSVCFQPTRLSAGSSSAFGKLAPVELRSQSSRGVATGSPVLWGDRREAKLISTCPHLDVVMGGVTVPCLVDTGSMVSTVRESFFRQHFETWDQEKLKSCHWLQLQAANGLPIPYLGYLELEVELCGRILPGCGLLVVKDPPADASLPAPGVLGMNILRRCYSTLFGQHGSALFKLATVTEAPKSVVQALQRCHQASLTSSFDAIGKVKLRGKKAFRIFGGTMQLVPATCSAQHSGTTVLFEPSDRGLPAGLLASPALVRVEGGTVYIPVVNVGTCDVLLYPRTEVGALREVCVVSLPSGIKEVPSYLATIASQAVVSSLQDQIDVVDLSALSAEEQKEARHLLWKYASVFSTHDGDLGCTNLIAHEIPLLDDTPIRQRYRRIPPSEYEVVKEHINQLLGAQVIRESCSPFASPIVLVKKKDGSLRLCVDYRQLNHRTRKDAFPLPRIEESLDALTGAQWFSTLDLASGYNQVPVAEADRPKTAFCTPFGLFEWNRMPFGLCNAPSTFQRLMQRVFGDQHCQSLLLYLDDIVVFSSSFQQHLERLEVVLQRLQHEGLKAKLSKCSFFQQEVRYLGHIISAEGVCTDPSKLEVVANWQPPTTILALRSFLGFASYYRRFVEGFAKLAAPLHRLVAELVGSKSRRSAPVVEKWTGEHQRSFEALKSKLTTAPVLAYADFSLPFILEVDASHGGLGAVLSQEREGKVRPIAFASRSLRPTERNPVNYSSMKLEFLALKWAMTDKFREYLLGHKCLVFTDNNPLSHLKSAKLGALEQRWAAQLASFNFEIRYRSGKSNTNADALSRLHPPXNQDLEILVSGTSLPQPLQQVLQASGPTACQAAVQALPQHLPADIGELQQADPVTQEVLVFWRQKRYPNYGDRKQLSPPALVLLKQWERLVVRAGVVYRQVSRSDGGELVLQVLLPAALRDKVLTEVHQNHGHQGVGRTLELLRQRCYWPGMSSDVKRWCQTCERCQVAKDSGPPVRSFMGHLLASEPNEILAMDFTMLEPTHNGLENVLVLTDVFSKYTLAIPTRDQRASTVAQVLVAEWFSKFGVPARIHSDQGRNFESALIRQLCGLYNIEKSRTTPYHPAGNGQCERFNRTLHDLLRTLPPSRKRDWHSCLPQILYAYNTTPHQSTGESPFFLMFGREARLPVDFLLGRVQDPVDGTVNDWVREHQTRLHVAFDGVRDRLREAAQRRKENHDQSVRSEPLVVGQSVILKEFGWKGRHKIQDRWNPVVHRVIRAPPGNGAVYTVAPEDDPAKIKRVHRTLLKAIVGRAALGDNPAPLPIPLGCPAVSESSSDDEDLMAVVRDPLLPPAEHSAGGAQPAPAPATLVASTVPLHPVLLTSSVAPLAVPHSGNDEVVRRRTTRPTAGHHSNLHHLPRPANEVAQAGPSAVQSSAVSAFFRPWSHLPAMSTAWPLCQGVQRRACPSSTFSVCFQPTRLSAGSSSAFGKLAPVELRSQSSRGVATGSPVLWGDRREAKLISTCPHLDVVMGGVTVPCLVDTGSMVSTVRESFFRQHFETWDQEKLKSCHWLQLQAANGLPIPYLGYLELEVELCGRILPGCGLLVVKDPPADASLPAPGVLGMNILRRCYSTLFGQHGSALFKLATVTEAPKSVVQALQRCHQASLTSSFDAIGKVKLRGKKAFRIFGGTMQLVPATCSAQHSGTTVLFEPSDRGLPAGLLASPALVRVEGGTVYIPVVNVGTCDVLLYPRTEVGALREVCVVSLPSGIKEVPSYLATIASQAVVSSLQDQIDVVDLSALSAEEQKEARHLLWKYASVFSTHDGDLGCTNLIAHEIPLLDDTPIRQRYRRIPPSEYEVVKEHINQLLGAQVIRESCSPFASPIVLVKKKDGSLRLCVDYRQLNHRTRKDAFPLPRIEESLDALTGAQWFSTLDLASGYNQVPVAEADRPKTAFCTPFGLFEWNRMPFGLCNAPSTFQRLMQRVFGDQQCQSLLLYLDDIVVFSSSFQQHLERLEVVLQRLQHEGLKAKLSKCSFFQQEVRYLGHIISAEGVCTDPSKLEVVANWQPPTTILALRSFLGFASYYRRFVEGFAKLAAPLHRLVAELVGSKSRRSAPVVEKWTGEHQRSFEALKSKLTTAPVLAYADFSLPFILEVDASHGGLGAVLSQEREGKVRPIAFASRSLRPTERNPVNYSSMKLEFLALKWAMTDKFREYLLGHKCLVFTDNNPLSHLKSAKLGALEQRWAAQLGRNFESALIRQLCGLYNIEKSRTTPYHPAGNGQCERFNRTLHDLLRTLPPSRKRDWHSCLPQILYAYNTTPHQSTGESPFFLMFGREARLPVDFLLGRVQDPVDGTVNDWVREHQTRLHVAFDGVRDRLREAAQRRKENHDQSVRSEPLVVGQSVILKEFGWKGRHKIQDRWNPVVHRVIRAPPGNGAVYTVAPEDDPAKIKRVHRTLLKAIVGRAALGDNPAPLPIPLGCPAVSESSSDDEDLMAVVRDPLLPPAEHSAGGAQPAPAPATLVASTVPLHPVLLTSSVAPLAVPHSGNDEVVRRRTTRPTAGHHSNLHHLPRPANEVAQAGPSAVQSSAVSAFFRPWS, from the exons ATGTCAACAGCCTGGCCACTTTGCCAGGGAGTGCAGAGGAGAGCGTGTCCCTCCTCAACCTTCAGTGTCTGCTTTCAGCCGACCAGGCTCTCGGCGGGATCCAGCTCAGCATTCGGGAAACTAGCGCCCGTCGAACTGCGGAGTCAAAGTTCGAGGGGAGTTGCCACTGGCTCACCTGTCTTGTGGGGGGATCGGAGAGAAGCGAAGCTAATCAGCACTTGTCCACACCTGGATGTGGTTATGGGGGGAGTAACAGTTCCTTGTTTAGTGGACACTGGGTCCATGGTGTCCACGGTCAGAGAAAGCTTTTTCCGGCAACACTTTGAAACTTGGGACCAAGAGAAACTTAAATCTTGCCATTGGCTTCAGCTTCAAGCCGCCAATGGATTGCCCATCCCATACCTTGGTTACTTGGAACTCGAAGTCGAGCTCTGTGGTAGGATTTTGCCAGGGTGCGGGTTATTGGTGGTCAAGGACCCTCCAGCTGATGCATCTCTTCCTGCCCCTGGTGTCTTGGGGATGAACATTTTACGAAGGTGCTACAGCACCTTGTTTGGGCAACATGGCTCTGCCCTGTTTAAGCTAGCCACTGTCACTGAAGCACCAAAGTCAGTGGTGCAGGCATTGCAGAGATGCCATCAAGCCTCTCTGACTTCTTCTTTTGATGCTATTGGCAAGGTTAAGCTGCGAGGCAAGAAAGCTTTCCGTATCTTTGGTGGCACCATGCAGCTCGTTCCAGCCACCTGTTCTGCACAGCATTCTGGGACAACTGTGCTCTTTGAGCCCTCAGATCGGGGTCTCCCCGCTGGACTGCTTGCATCTCCAGCACTGGTTCGAGTTGAGGGAGGTACTGTGTATATACCTGTTGTGAATGTGGGAACATGTGATGTGCTGCTTTACCCTCGTACAGAGGTCGGTGCATTGCGTGAAGTTTGTGTGGTGAGCTTACCTTCTGGTATTAAGGAGGTTCCATCTTATCTGGCCACCATTGCATCCCAGGCTGTGGTATCTTCACTGCAAGACCAAATAGATGTGGTTGATCTATCTGCTTTGTCAGCGGAAGAACAGAAGGAAGCCAGACATCTTCTTTGGAAATATGCTTCTGTCTTTTCCACTCACGATGGCGACCTGGGGTGCACCAACCTGATAGCACATGAAATCCCGCTTCTTGACGACACTCCCATCCGTCAACGCTATCGACGTATTCCGCCATCAGAATACGAAGTGGTCAAGGAGCACATTAATCAGTTGCTTGGTGCACAAGTTATCAGGGAAAGTTGTAGTCCGTTTGCTTCACCAATCGTGCTGGTTAAAAAGAAGGATGGTAGTCTGCGCTTGTGCGTAGACTATCGGCAGCTTAACCACCGGACCCGAAAAGATGCATTTCCTCTCCCTCGGATCGAGGAGTCGTTGGATGCACTCACAGGAGCCCAATGGTTTTCCACTCTGGATTTAGCCAGTGGCTACAATCAGGTCCCGGTGGCAGAGGCTGACCGACCAAAGACAGCGTTTTGCACTCCTTTCGGACTCTTTGAATGGAATCGCATGCCCTTCGGGTTGTGTAATGCGCCCAGCACTTTCCAGCGACTTATGCAGCGTGTTTTTGGAGATCAGCATTGTCAGTCGCTGCTCTTGTACCTGGatgacattgttgttttctcaTCCTCCTTTCAACAACATCTTGAGAGACTGGAAGTGGTATTGCAGCGCTTACAACACGAGGGCCTGAAGGCCAAGTTGTCAAAGTGCTCCTTTTTCCAACAGGAGGTGCGTTACTTGGGCCACATCATCTCAGCCGAAGGTGTTTGCACCGACCCGAGCAAGCTTGAGGTGGTAGCAAACTGGCAGCCTCCCACCACCATCTTGGCGCTGCGGTCCTTTCTCGGGTTCGCAAGCTACTATCGTCGCTTTGTGGAAGGCTTTGCCAAGTTGGCTGCCCCTCTTCATCGCCTTGTAGCTGAACTTGTGGGGTCCAAGTCCAGACGGTCTGCACCAgttgtggaaaaatggacagGAGAACATCAGCGGAGTTTTGAGGCCCTAAAATCTAAGCTCACAACCGCACCTGTGCTGGCATACGCTGACTTCTCCCTTCCTTTTATCTTGGAGGTCGACGCAAGCCATGGGGGCCTTGGTGCAGTGCTCTCCCAAGAGCGAGAAGGAAAAGTGCGGCCCATAGCCTTTGCCAGTCGTAGCTTAAGGCCGACTGAACGCAATCCTGTCAATTATAGCTCCATGAAGCTGGAGTTTCTGGCATTAAAATGGGCTATGACTGATAAATTTCGTGAATACTTGCTTGgccacaaatgtcttgtttttacagACAATAACCCGCTTAGCCATCTTAAATCAGCGAAGCTTGGAGCCCTGGAGCAGCGTTGGGCAGCCCAACTCGCGTCATTTAACTTCGAGATCCGTTACCGCTCTGGCAAGAGTAACACAAATGCAGATGCTCTGTCTCGCTTGCATCCTC AGAACCAGGACCTTGAGATCCTTGTCTCCGGTACATCACTTCCTCAGCCCTTGCAACAGGTTCTCCAGGCCAGTGGGCCTACAGCCTGTCAGGCTGCTGTTCAGGCTTTGCCTCAGCATCTGCCTGCAGACATTGGAGAACTCCAACAAGCTGATCCGGTGACCCAGGAAGTTCTTGTGTTTTGGCGGCAGAAACGATACCCGAATTATGGCGATCGGAAGCAGTTATCTCCACCAGCTTTGGTGCTTCTTAAGCAGTGGGAGCGATTGGTTGTACGGGCCGGAGTGGTGTACCGGCAAGTCTCTCGCTCTGACGGGGGAGAACTGGTTCTCCAGGTGCTTTTGCCAGCTGCTCTGAGGGACAAAGTCCTCACGGAGGTCCACCAAAATCACGGACACCAGGGGGTGGGCAGGACTTTGGAATTGCTCCGGCAGCGGTGCTATTGGCCGGGGATGTCTTCTGATGTGAAGCGCTGGTGTCAAACCTGCGAGCGGTGTCAAGTGGCTAAAGACTCTGGGCCACCTGTTCGTAGCTTCATGGGACATCTGCTTGCTTCAGAGCCTAATGAAATCCTGGCAATGGATTTCACCATGCTTGAACCAACCCATAACGGGCTGGAGAACGTCCTTGTGCTGACCGATGTTTTCAGCAAATATACACTTGCCATTCCCACTCGTGACCAGCGTGCCTCTACTGTGGCACAAGTTCTCGTCGCGGAGTGGTTTTCGAAGTTTGGTGTTCCAGCACGCATTCATTCCGATCAGGGTCGCAATTTCGAAAGCGCACTCATTCGACAGCTGTGCGGTCTTTACAACATCGAAAAATCTCGCACCACACCGTACCATCCGGCAGGTAATGGTCAGTGTGAGCGTTTTAATCGCACTCTTCATGACTTGCTGCGTACTTTGCCTCCCTCTAGAAAGCGTGACTGGCACTCCTGTCTACCTCAGATACTGTACGCCTATAACACCACACCGCATCAATCTACTGGGGAATCTCCgtttttcctcatgtttggTCGTGAGGCAAGGCTCCCTGTTGACTTCTTGCTGGGAAGAGTGCAGGATCCTGTTGATGGGACGGTGAATGACTGGGTCCGAGAGCATCAGACCCGGTTACATGTGGCTTTTGATGGCGTCCGAGACCGGCTGAGGGAGGCCGCCCAGCGCCGGAAAGAAAACCATGACCAATCTGTCCGGTCAGAACCACTGGTGGTGGGCCAGTCAGTGATTCTAAAGGAGTTTGGTTGGAAGGGTCGTCATAAGATCCAGGACAGGTGGAATCCGGTGGTGCATCGAGTGATTAGAGCTCCCCCCGGCAATGGTGCGGTGTATACAGTTGCACCAGAGGACGACCCTGCCAAAATCAAACGGGTACATCGAACACTGCTTAAAGCCATAGTTGGGAGGGCTGCTTTAGGCGACAACCCCGCTCCTCTTCCTATCCCACTTGGCTGTCCGGCAGTGTCTGAGAGCTCATCTGACGATGAAGACTTGATGGCTGTGGTAAGGGATCCCCTTCTCCCACCAGCTGAACACTCTGCTGGAGGAGCCCAACCGGCTCCTGCACCAGCGACACTCGTAGCTTCGACAGTCCCATTGCACCCCGTTCTTTTGACTTCTTCAGTCGCTCCCTTGGCTGTCCCTCATTCAGGGAATGATGAAGTTGTCCGGCGACGGACCACCCGACCTACCGCTGGACACCACTCAAACCTTCATCACTTACCCAGGCCTGCCAATGAGGTTGCTCAGGCGGGGCCTTCAGCCGTTCAATCAAGTGCTGTGTCTGCTTTCTTTAGACCATGGTCT CATCTGCCGGCGATGTCAACAGCCTGGCCACTTTGCCAGGGAGTGCAGAGGAGAGCGTGTCCCTCCTCAACCTTCAGTGTCTGCTTTCAGCCGACCAGGCTCTCGGCGGGATCCAGCTCAGCATTCGGGAAACTAGCGCCCGTCGAACTGCGGAGTCAAAGTTCGAGGGGAGTTGCCACTGGCTCACCTGTCTTGTGGGGGGATCGGAGAGAAGCGAAGCTAATCAGCACTTGTCCACACCTGGATGTGGTTATGGGGGGAGTAACAGTTCCTTGTTTAGTGGACACTGGGTCCATGGTGTCCACGGTCAGAGAAAGCTTTTTCCGGCAACACTTTGAAACTTGGGACCAAGAGAAACTTAAATCTTGCCATTGGCTTCAGCTTCAAGCCGCCAATGGATTGCCCATCCCATACCTTGGTTACTTGGAACTCGAAGTCGAGCTCTGTGGTAGGATTTTGCCAGGGTGCGGGTTATTGGTGGTCAAGGACCCTCCAGCTGATGCATCTCTTCCTGCCCCTGGTGTCTTGGGGATGAACATTTTACGAAGGTGCTACAGCACCTTGTTTGGGCAACATGGCTCTGCCCTGTTTAAGCTAGCCACTGTCACTGAAGCACCAAAGTCAGTGGTGCAGGCATTGCAGAGATGCCATCAAGCCTCTCTGACTTCTTCTTTTGATGCTATTGGCAAGGTTAAGCTGCGAGGCAAGAAAGCTTTCCGTATCTTTGGTGGCACCATGCAGCTCGTTCCAGCCACCTGTTCTGCACAGCATTCTGGGACAACTGTGCTCTTTGAGCCCTCAGATCGGGGTCTCCCCGCTGGACTGCTTGCATCTCCAGCACTGGTTCGAGTTGAGGGAGGTACTGTGTATATACCTGTTGTGAATGTGGGAACATGTGATGTGCTGCTTTACCCTCGTACAGAGGTCGGTGCATTGCGTGAAGTTTGTGTGGTGAGCTTACCTTCTGGTATTAAGGAGGTTCCATCTTATCTGGCCACCATTGCATCCCAGGCTGTGGTATCTTCACTGCAAGACCAAATAGATGTGGTTGATCTATCTGCTTTGTCAGCGGAAGAACAGAAGGAAGCCAGACATCTTCTTTGGAAATATGCTTCTGTCTTTTCCACTCACGATGGCGACCTGGGGTGCACCAACCTGATAGCACATGAAATCCCGCTTCTTGACGACACTCCCATCCGTCAACGCTATCGACGTATTCCGCCATCAGAATACGAAGTGGTCAAGGAGCACATTAATCAGTTGCTTGGTGCACAAGTTATCAGGGAAAGTTGTAGTCCGTTTGCTTCACCAATCGTGCTGGTTAAAAAGAAGGATGGTAGTCTGCGCTTGTGCGTAGACTATCGGCAGCTTAACCACCGGACCCGAAAAGATGCATTTCCTCTCCCTCGGATCGAGGAGTCGTTGGATGCACTCACAGGAGCCCAATGGTTTTCCACTCTGGATTTAGCCAGTGGCTACAATCAGGTCCCGGTGGCAGAGGCTGACCGACCAAAGACAGCGTTTTGCACTCCTTTCGGACTCTTTGAATGGAATCGCATGCCCTTCGGGTTGTGTAATGCGCCCAGCACTTTCCAGCGACTTATGCAGCGTGTTTTTGGAGATCAGCAGTGTCAGTCGCTGCTCTTGTACCTGGatgacattgttgttttctcaTCCTCCTTTCAACAACATCTTGAGAGACTGGAAGTGGTATTGCAGCGCTTACAACACGAGGGCCTGAAGGCCAAGTTGTCAAAGTGCTCCTTTTTCCAACAGGAGGTGCGTTACTTGGGCCACATCATCTCAGCCGAAGGTGTTTGCACCGACCCGAGCAAGCTTGAGGTGGTAGCAAACTGGCAGCCTCCCACCACCATCTTGGCGCTGCGGTCCTTTCTCGGGTTCGCAAGCTACTATCGTCGCTTTGTGGAAGGCTTTGCCAAGTTGGCTGCCCCTCTTCATCGCCTTGTAGCTGAACTTGTGGGGTCCAAGTCCAGACGGTCTGCACCAgttgtggaaaaatggacagGAGAACATCAGCGGAGTTTTGAGGCCCTAAAATCTAAGCTCACAACCGCACCTGTGCTGGCATACGCTGACTTCTCCCTTCCTTTTATCTTGGAGGTCGACGCAAGCCATGGGGGCCTTGGTGCAGTGCTCTCCCAAGAGCGAGAAGGAAAAGTGCGGCCCATAGCCTTTGCCAGTCGTAGCTTAAGGCCGACTGAACGCAATCCTGTCAATTATAGCTCCATGAAGCTGGAGTTTCTGGCATTAAAATGGGCTATGACTGATAAATTTCGTGAATACTTGCTTGgccacaaatgtcttgtttttacagACAATAACCCGCTTAGCCATCTTAAATCAGCGAAGCTTGGAGCCCTGGAGCAGCGTTGGGCAGCCCAACTC GGTCGCAATTTCGAAAGCGCACTCATTCGACAGCTGTGCGGTCTTTACAACATCGAAAAATCTCGCACCACACCGTACCATCCGGCAGGTAATGGTCAGTGTGAGCGTTTTAATCGCACTCTTCATGACTTGCTGCGTACTTTGCCTCCCTCTAGAAAGCGTGACTGGCACTCCTGTCTACCTCAGATACTGTACGCCTATAACACCACACCGCATCAATCTACTGGGGAATCTCCgtttttcctcatgtttggTCGTGAGGCAAGGCTCCCTGTTGACTTCTTGCTGGGAAGAGTGCAGGATCCTGTTGATGGGACGGTGAATGACTGGGTCCGAGAGCATCAGACCCGGTTACATGTGGCTTTTGATGGCGTCCGAGACCGGCTGAGGGAGGCCGCCCAGCGCCGGAAAGAAAACCATGACCAATCTGTCCGGTCAGAACCACTGGTGGTGGGCCAGTCAGTGATTCTAAAGGAGTTTGGTTGGAAGGGTCGTCATAAGATCCAGGACAGGTGGAATCCGGTGGTGCATCGAGTGATTAGAGCTCCCCCCGGCAATGGTGCGGTGTATACAGTTGCACCAGAGGACGACCCTGCCAAAATCAAACGGGTACATCGAACACTGCTTAAAGCCATAGTTGGGAGGGCTGCTTTAGGCGACAACCCCGCTCCTCTTCCTATCCCACTTGGCTGTCCGGCAGTGTCTGAGAGCTCATCTGACGATGAAGACTTGATGGCTGTGGTAAGGGATCCCCTTCTCCCACCAGCTGAACACTCTGCTGGAGGAGCCCAACCGGCTCCTGCACCAGCGACACTCGTAGCTTCGACAGTCCCATTGCACCCCGTTCTTTTGACTTCTTCAGTCGCTCCCTTGGCTGTCCCTCATTCAGGGAATGATGAAGTTGTCCGGCGACGGACCACCCGACCTACCGCTGGACACCACTCAAACCTTCATCACTTACCCAGGCCTGCCAATGAGGTTGCTCAGGCGGGGCCTTCAGCCGTTCAATCAAGTGCTGTGTCTGCTTTCTTTAGACCATGGTCTTAG